A DNA window from Pyrus communis chromosome 3, drPyrComm1.1, whole genome shotgun sequence contains the following coding sequences:
- the LOC137730101 gene encoding protein GRAVITROPIC IN THE LIGHT 1-like: protein MDTAMRPKQSRLYRTFSKVINLRTATSRIASSNGICLLALNGKFKDNLDRRKDDKKEEEFRVRNRAVMEALLAKLFAGITSIKAAYAELQMAQDPYNNEAIQTADQSVVNELKSISELKRSFLKKELDLSPQVTLMLAEIQEQQAMMKTYEITIKKLESESEKKDSDILSLEKMLQDLVLSNKCSEKRLNDSGSPSLSVFDNLRHSELNPTHFVQFQQQALRSIKSFVRLMIREMESANWDLSIAVGFIEPGSVFEKQSHRCFAFESFVSKTLLEGFNNPNFGLPSDSLSPSNKTQLLFFQKFKKLVSENPKNFLTQNPSSSFCKFTKAKYLQLVHAKMECSLFGNLNMRKVVSSGGVPDSAFFAAFADAAMRVWLLHCLAFSFGQQVSIFQVKKRSRFSEVFMESVTADDVNMEPLVSFTVVPGFKIGKTVVQSQVYLSPVTYPAGI, encoded by the coding sequence ATGGACACCGCCATGAGACCAAAACAGAGCAGATTATACAGAACTTTCAGCAAGGTCATCAACCTCCGCACCGCCACGAGCAGAATCGCTTCCAGCAATGGCATTTGCCTCCTCGCGTTGAACGGAAAGTTCAAGGACAATCTCGACCGGCGGAAGGATGACAAGAAGGAAGAGGAGTTCAGAGTCAGGAATAGAGCGGTTATGGAAGCGCTTCTGGCCAAGCTCTTCGCCGGAATCACTTCCATAAAAGCAGCTTACGCGGAGCTCCAAATGGCGCAGGATCCGTACAACAACGAAGCGATTCAGACGGCCGACCAATCCGTGGTGAACGAGCTGAAATCGATATCGGAGTTGAAACGCAGCTTTTTGAAAAAGGAGCTCGATCTCTCGCCGCAGGTCACTCTGATGCTCGCGGAGATTCAGGAGCAGCAGGCCATGATGAAAACGTACGAGATTACAATCAAGAAATTGGAGTCCGAATCCGAAAAGAAGGATTCCGACATTTTGTCCCTCGAGAAAATGCTTCAAGATTTGGTCTTGTCCAACAAGTGCTCGGAGAAAAGGCTAAACGACAGCGGCTCTCCGTCTCTCTCTGTTTTCGACAACCTTCGGCATTCGGAGCTGAACCCGACGCATTTCGTTCAATTCCAGCAGCAGGCTTTGAGATCCATCAAAAGCTTTGTGAGATTGATGATCCGGGAAATGGAATCCGCCAACTGGGATCTCTCCATAGCCGTCGGATTCATTGAACCCGGTTCTGTTTTCGAAAAACAGAGCCATCGATGCTTCGCATTCGAATCCTTCGTTTCCAAAACATTGCTCGAAGGATTCAACAATCCAAACTTCGGCCTACCCAGTGATTCTTTATCCCCAAGCAACAAAACCCAGCTTCTGTTTTTCCAGAAATTCAAGAAACTCGTAtccgaaaacccaaaaaatttccTCACCCAGAACCCGAGTTCTTCGTTTTGCAAGTTCACCAAGGCAAAGTACCTCCAGCTCGTTCATGCGAAGATGGAGTGTTCGCTTTTTGGAAATTTGAACATGAGGAAGGTCGTGAGCTCCGGCGGAGTTCCGGACTCTGCTTTTTTCGCGGCGTTTGCAGATGCGGCTATGCGGGTTTGGCTTCTGCATTGCTTGGCGTTCTCGTTTGGGCAGCAAGTTTCGATTTTTCAGGTGAAGAAAAGGTCGAGATTTTCGGAAGTGTTCATGGAGTCTGTGACTGCGGACGACGTCAACATGGAGCCGTTGGTGAGTTTCACAGTTGTTCCCGGGTTTAAGATTGGGAAGACGGTGGTGCAGAGCCAGGTTTACTTGTCTCCGGTCACTTATCCGGCGGGAATTTAA
- the LOC137728523 gene encoding uncharacterized protein, whose product MSPGNDSGPVDIAVNVVRQWKETYRWIPIFGAVAAIAAAFLTGGNNLPAPFSTAIGSGSLTLLKAFVVAFVIYVPGAAFASCGSCVNDLFSDFLKENQPSEGFLMWSMVVVLITAAIWLALATYLQLPVSPQQSMQGALLGTILATEGFSYIPLWNKNANHNFKGGGILWIFLEWTVAPLIAFACALFLFSVMKASLLRRENAEKWVLVFLPFAYGISAGLLCLFLMFQVIPSITAVHSWVTIAAVATAAMTGALLSLGLVIPLAMKKVSVDKNYKTNKRNMSKSIDQKCIESQEQTCISTKSLDDEAQFEEALKDFMQMRVLDTVYEEEDERSWASPDSIKEPKPEPAPAHSHSVSEDQSNTEKSRSFRQLLESSPNQGQSRHFHKIDKTTPVEKALRFIRGSSKSAFPHANEYDRQTLVHHALAEKYDDVEGLFIFPQIIASCIFALIQSANEVAAIVSPYGAILDVFQHRVKYSGNGESVESVHVNWWFKAIGGFGAAVGFLICGRRLTQCLGGKLTYVSNSRGLAAQLSTVAAMILVHKIKLPVSSVHVFVGSLVGVGVADDARNVNWKLLFKFICGWVLTIIFCTGIAYVIFSVSIHSPAYVVP is encoded by the exons ATGTCACCGGGGAACGATAGTGGTCCGGTTGATATAGCCGTCAATGTTGTGAGGCAGTGGAAGGAGACCTATAGATGGATACCAATATTTGGAGCTGTTGCTGCAATTGCAGCGGCTTTTTTGACTGGTGGAAACAACCTTCCGGCTCcg TTTTCGACAGCAATTGGGTCGGGGAGTTTGACACTTCTAAAGGCATTTGTTGTGGCTTTTGTGATCTACGTTCCTGGAGCAGCCTTTGCAAGTTGCGGCAGTTGTGTGAATGACTTGTTTTCTGAT TTTCTCAAGGAAAATCAACCAAGTGAAGGTTTCTTGATGTGGAGTATGGTAGTTGTTCTCATCACTGCAG CAATTTGGCTTGCTTTGGCTACATATTTGCAGCTGCCAGTCTCACCGCAGCAATCGATGCAAGGTGCCCTATTGGGAACTATACTAGCTACTGAAGGTTTTAGCTACATACCCTTGTGGAATAAG AACGCAAATCACAATTTCAAAGGCGGAGGAATTCTTTGGATATTTCTTGAATGGACTGTGGCTCCACTCATTGCCTTCGCATGTGCACTCTTCCTCTTCAGCGTAATGAAGGCTTCTCTGCTTCGCCGTGAAAATGCAGAAAAATGGGTTCTTGTTTTTCTCCCATTTGCCTATGGAATATCTGCTGGACTGCTTTGCCTCTTTCTCATGTTTCAG GTCATTCCGTCTATAACAGCAGTTCACAGTTGGGTTACCATTGCTGCAGTTGCCACGGCCGCCATGACTGGAGCACTATTATCTTTG GGTTTGGTGATTCCTTTGGCCATGAAGAAAGTCAGTGTAGACAAAAATTACAAGACCAATAAGAGAAACATGTCTAAATCCATAGACCAAAAGTGCATCGAAAGCCAAGAACAAACATGCATTAGTACAAAATCTTTGGATGACGAAGCGCAGTTTGAAGAAGCCTTGAAAGATTTCATGCAGATGAGAGTCCTTGATACCGTGTACGAAGAAGAGGATGAGAGGAGCTGGGCTTCACCGGACTCAATAAAGGAACCCAAACCCGAACCTGCACCTGCTCATAGTCACTCAGTTTCTGAAGATCAGTCTAACACGGAGAAATCTAGGTCATTTAGGCAGTTGCTTGAGTCTTCGCCAAACCAGGGTCAATCAAGGCACTTTCACAAGATTGACAAAACAACACCCGTTGAGAAGGCCCTTCGGTTCATAAGAGGCTCATCCAAATCAGCTTTTCCTCAT GCGAACGAGTATGACAGACAGACCCTTGTTCACCATGCTCTAGCCGAAAAATATGATGATGTTGAAGGCTTGTTCATTTTCCCACAGATTATAGCTTCGTGTATCTTCGC ACTTATTCAATCTGCTAATGAAGTAGCTGCCATTGTGAGTCCATATGGAGCTATTCTTGATGTATTTCAACACAGAGTGAAATACTCTGGAAATGGGGAATCCGTG GAATCCGTCCATGTGAACTGGTGGTTTAAGGCGATTGGCGGATTTGGTGCAGCAGTTGGTTTCTTGATCTGTGGCAGGAGGCTGACACAGTGCCTAGGTGGGAAGCTCACTTATGTAAGCAACTCAAGAGGCTTAGCAGCACAACTGTCCACTGTGGCAGCAATGATTCTGGTTCATAAGATTAAGCTTCCGGTTTCAAGTGTTCATGTTTTTGTTGGATCGTTGGTAGGAGTTGGGGTCGCAGACGACGCTCGG AATGTTAACTGGAAGCTCCTGTTCAAGTTCATATGTGGGTGGGTGCTCACCATTATTTTTTGTACCGGGATTGCTTACGTGATCTTCTCGGTGTCTATACACTCCCCCGCCTATGTGGTGCCCTAA
- the LOC137729768 gene encoding acetolactate synthase small subunit 2, chloroplastic-like isoform X1: MAAVSSPFSTSLVAQKPSFPEDFRHGFSTSFDLGRQRPLVRKSSELKNLVVSASTGNAVSVSDSVPSLTSKVKRHTISVFVGDESGIINRIAGVFARRGYNIESLAVGLNKDKALFTIVVSGTEKVLRQVVEQLNKLVNVINVEDISREPQVERELMLIKLNADPSTRAEIMWLVDIFRAKIVDISEQSLTVEVTGDPGKLVAVQRNLRKFGIKELARTGKIALRREKMGATAPFWRFSADSYPDLKKSTSDGALAVKANRTLNGDAGTASRGDVYPVEPYDDFRLNKVLDAHWGVLYDEDSSGVRSHTLSMIVNDYPGVLNTVTGVLSRRGYNIQSLAVGPAEMEGLSRITTVVPGTDDSISKLVQQLHKLIDLHEVRDISHLPFAERELMLIKIAVNTTARRDVLDIASIFRAKAVDVSDHTITLELTGDLNKMVALQKLLKPYGICEVARTGRVALQRESGVDSTYLRGYPLQL; this comes from the exons ATGGCGGCTGTGTCATCACCATTCTCCACTTCACTAGTGGCCCAGAAACCGAGTTTCCCAGAGGATTTCCGGCATGGGTTTTCCACAAGCTTCGATCTTGGCCGCCAGCGGCCGCTCGTACGGAAGAGTTCCGAGCTGAAGAATCTGGTGGTCTCTGCTAGCACTGGCAATGCTGTTTCTGTCAGTGATTCTGTGCCTTCATTGACTTCTAA GGTGAAACGCCATACTATTTCAGTGTTTGTTGGGGATGAGAGTGGAATCATAAACCGAATAGCAGGGGTTTTCGCCAGGAGAGGTTACAATATCGAGTCTCTTGCTGTTGGTTTGAACAAGGACAAGGCTCTCTTTACCATAGTTGTGTCTGGAACTGAAAAGGTGTTGCGGCAGGTTGTTGAACAGCTCAACAAGTTGGTGAACGTGATAAAC GTCGAAGACATCTCAAGGGAGCCACAAGTAGAACGTGAACTGATGCTTATCAAACTTAATGCAGATCCAAGTACCCGTGCAGAG ATAATGTGGTTAGTGGACATCTTCAGAGCAAAAATTGTTGATATCTCTGAACAGTCACTGACAGTTGAG GTTACTGGGGACCCTGGGAAGTTGGTTGCTGTTCAAAGAAACTTAAGGAAGTTTGGAATCAAAGAACTTGCTAGAACTGGAAAG ATTGCTTTGAGACGAGAAAAGATGGGTGCAACAGCTCCTTTCTGGAGATTTTCTGCAGATTCTTATCCAGATCTTAAGAAGTCCACATCTGATGGTGCTCTTGCAGTGAAAGCAAATCGTACGCTCAATGGTGATGCTGGTACTGCCTCAAGG GGTGACGTTTATCCTGTGGAGCCCTATGATGACTTCCGTTTGAATAAAGTTCTTGATGCGCATTGGGGTGTTCTCTACGATGAAGAT TCAAGTGGCGTTCGATCACACACTTTGTCTATGATTGTAAATGACTATCCTGGAGTTCTAAACACAGTTACTGGAGTCCTGTCCCGAAGAGGTTATAACATTCAG AGCCTAGCTGTGGGGCCCGCTGAAATGGAGGGGCTTTCTCGCATTACAACAGTTGTTCCCGGTACAGATGATTCAATATCCAAGTTGGTTCAGCAACTCCACAAGTTGATAGATCTTCATGAG GTTCGGGATATTAGTCACTTACCATTTGCTGAGCGAGAGTTGATGTTGATAAAGATTGCTGTGAACACTACTGCTAGAAGGGATGTTCTTGATATTGCCAGCATTTTCCGTGCCAAAGCTGTTGATGTATCCGATCATACAATTACCCTTGAG CTGACTGGTGATTTAAATAAGATGGTTGCACTGCAGAAGTTACTAAAGCCCTATGGGATTTGCGAG GTTGCGCGGACTGGGAGGGTGGCGTTGCAGCGGGAGTCTGGTGTGGATTCCACATATCTCCGCGGATACCCCCTTCAGTTGTAA
- the LOC137729768 gene encoding acetolactate synthase small subunit 2, chloroplastic-like isoform X2 — MAAVSSPFSTSLVAQKPSFPEDFRHGFSTSFDLGRQRPLVRKSSELKNLVVSASTGNAVSVSDSVPSLTSKVKRHTISVFVGDESGIINRIAGVFARRGYNIESLAVGLNKDKALFTIVVSGTEKVLRQVVEQLNKLVNVINVEDISREPQVERELMLIKLNADPSTRAEIMWLVDIFRAKIVDISEQSLTVEVTGDPGKLVAVQRNLRKFGIKELARTGKIALRREKMGATAPFWRFSADSYPDLKKSTSDGALAVKANRTLNGDAGTASRGDVYPVEPYDDFRLNKVLDAHWGVLYDEDSSGVRSHTLSMIVNDYPGVLNTVTGVLSRRGYNIQSLAVGPAEMEGLSRITTVVPGTDDSISKLVQQLHKLIDLHELTGDLNKMVALQKLLKPYGICEVARTGRVALQRESGVDSTYLRGYPLQL, encoded by the exons ATGGCGGCTGTGTCATCACCATTCTCCACTTCACTAGTGGCCCAGAAACCGAGTTTCCCAGAGGATTTCCGGCATGGGTTTTCCACAAGCTTCGATCTTGGCCGCCAGCGGCCGCTCGTACGGAAGAGTTCCGAGCTGAAGAATCTGGTGGTCTCTGCTAGCACTGGCAATGCTGTTTCTGTCAGTGATTCTGTGCCTTCATTGACTTCTAA GGTGAAACGCCATACTATTTCAGTGTTTGTTGGGGATGAGAGTGGAATCATAAACCGAATAGCAGGGGTTTTCGCCAGGAGAGGTTACAATATCGAGTCTCTTGCTGTTGGTTTGAACAAGGACAAGGCTCTCTTTACCATAGTTGTGTCTGGAACTGAAAAGGTGTTGCGGCAGGTTGTTGAACAGCTCAACAAGTTGGTGAACGTGATAAAC GTCGAAGACATCTCAAGGGAGCCACAAGTAGAACGTGAACTGATGCTTATCAAACTTAATGCAGATCCAAGTACCCGTGCAGAG ATAATGTGGTTAGTGGACATCTTCAGAGCAAAAATTGTTGATATCTCTGAACAGTCACTGACAGTTGAG GTTACTGGGGACCCTGGGAAGTTGGTTGCTGTTCAAAGAAACTTAAGGAAGTTTGGAATCAAAGAACTTGCTAGAACTGGAAAG ATTGCTTTGAGACGAGAAAAGATGGGTGCAACAGCTCCTTTCTGGAGATTTTCTGCAGATTCTTATCCAGATCTTAAGAAGTCCACATCTGATGGTGCTCTTGCAGTGAAAGCAAATCGTACGCTCAATGGTGATGCTGGTACTGCCTCAAGG GGTGACGTTTATCCTGTGGAGCCCTATGATGACTTCCGTTTGAATAAAGTTCTTGATGCGCATTGGGGTGTTCTCTACGATGAAGAT TCAAGTGGCGTTCGATCACACACTTTGTCTATGATTGTAAATGACTATCCTGGAGTTCTAAACACAGTTACTGGAGTCCTGTCCCGAAGAGGTTATAACATTCAG AGCCTAGCTGTGGGGCCCGCTGAAATGGAGGGGCTTTCTCGCATTACAACAGTTGTTCCCGGTACAGATGATTCAATATCCAAGTTGGTTCAGCAACTCCACAAGTTGATAGATCTTCATGAG CTGACTGGTGATTTAAATAAGATGGTTGCACTGCAGAAGTTACTAAAGCCCTATGGGATTTGCGAG GTTGCGCGGACTGGGAGGGTGGCGTTGCAGCGGGAGTCTGGTGTGGATTCCACATATCTCCGCGGATACCCCCTTCAGTTGTAA